Proteins encoded in a region of the Oculatellaceae cyanobacterium genome:
- a CDS encoding glycosyltransferase family 4 protein, with amino-acid sequence MKILLLTRYGYLGASSRYRSYQYLPYLKKLGFEFTVAPLLDNAYLERLPSGKGVVVSAISRAYTQRVWLLLQSQKYDLIWLEKEAFPWIPALLESLLFNSGVPYLVDYDDALFHRYDQHKSSLIRQVLGKKIDSVMRRAALVLAGNDYLAQRAHNAGAPRVEILPTVIDLERYPIAQPPNNSQFTIGWIGSPSTSRYLKEIHPALQEICRDGTTKVVAVGATPLELPGVPLEIKPWSESTEVEEMQQFDVGIMPLTDTPWEKGKCGFKLIQYMACVRPVIGSPVGVNQQIINQGINGFLSSSREDWIKAFQILKQNQELRERMGKAGRVMVEEKYCLQKTLPDLANFLRSTASHC; translated from the coding sequence ATGAAAATTCTGCTGTTGACCCGTTATGGTTATTTGGGTGCGAGTAGCCGTTATCGTTCTTATCAATATCTGCCATACTTAAAAAAACTTGGCTTTGAATTTACTGTTGCCCCTTTACTGGATAATGCTTATTTAGAGCGATTGCCATCAGGTAAAGGTGTTGTAGTATCTGCTATATCCCGTGCTTATACTCAGCGTGTTTGGTTATTACTTCAGTCTCAAAAGTATGATTTGATTTGGCTGGAAAAAGAAGCATTTCCTTGGATACCTGCTCTTTTAGAATCATTGCTATTTAATTCAGGAGTACCTTATTTAGTAGATTATGACGATGCTTTGTTTCATCGTTACGATCAACATAAATCTAGTTTAATTAGACAGGTTTTAGGGAAAAAAATTGACTCGGTAATGCGTAGAGCAGCATTGGTGCTTGCAGGTAATGATTACTTAGCACAACGCGCTCACAATGCTGGCGCTCCTCGCGTAGAAATTTTACCTACCGTAATTGATCTAGAACGTTATCCCATTGCCCAACCACCAAACAATTCACAGTTTACTATCGGATGGATTGGTTCTCCTAGTACATCTCGTTACTTAAAAGAAATTCATCCCGCACTTCAAGAAATTTGCCGAGATGGCACAACAAAAGTTGTCGCAGTAGGTGCAACACCGTTAGAATTGCCAGGTGTCCCCTTAGAAATAAAACCTTGGAGTGAGTCAACTGAGGTAGAAGAGATGCAACAGTTTGACGTTGGGATTATGCCTTTAACTGATACTCCTTGGGAGAAAGGAAAATGCGGATTTAAGTTAATACAGTATATGGCGTGTGTTCGTCCAGTTATTGGTTCTCCTGTTGGAGTAAATCAGCAAATCATTAACCAAGGTATTAATGGCTTTCTTTCATCTAGTAGAGAGGATTGGATTAAGGCATTCCAAATTCTCAAACAAAATCAAGAACTACGAGAACGTATGGGCAAGGCTGGAAGAGTGATGGTAGAAGAAAAATACTGTCTCCAAAAAACTTTGCCTGACTTAGCGAATTTTCTTAGATCTACTGCATCCCATTGTTAA
- a CDS encoding DegT/DnrJ/EryC1/StrS family aminotransferase, which yields MNPAKTLARISRSQAKNVLNWVSGKPLTTPSLSSMTLDRDDVELAIELLAARSRSDSKGVSHEWDQTVVSEYEAEFARWNNSKYAFAFMAGRIALSACIYAIDLQPQDEVILPGYTCVVVPNAFHFAGIKTVYCDIELDTYGLDVTQIESKITYKTRAILLHHLYGLVCRDYQAILDLAKRYDLKVIEDCAHATGAEYQGRKVGNFGDVAFYSSEQSKVFNTIQGGIAVTNDDQLAKKFREYYQQAAFPDEVWIERQLHNVILNFYQFKHPQRWWLGDIYEAFYGNKRLISTTKDEEQGIYPDNYARKMPAAIAALGLNQLKKIDYYNERRRQTAKSWQQWCDRHDYHPPVVIDHSIPIYLRYPVLVEQEKKQNFSWAVKELKILPGVWFVNHIHPSQQVSGCPNADRAVKQCINFPCLLT from the coding sequence ATGAACCCAGCTAAAACTTTGGCACGTATAAGTCGCTCTCAAGCCAAAAATGTGCTGAATTGGGTTTCCGGTAAGCCGCTAACAACGCCTTCTCTAAGTTCAATGACGTTAGATAGGGATGATGTTGAACTTGCTATTGAGTTGCTGGCGGCACGATCGCGTAGCGACTCCAAGGGAGTATCCCACGAGTGGGATCAAACTGTGGTTTCTGAGTATGAAGCTGAGTTTGCCCGTTGGAATAATTCCAAATACGCCTTTGCTTTTATGGCTGGGCGAATAGCTCTGAGTGCCTGTATTTATGCCATAGATTTACAACCACAAGATGAGGTAATCTTACCTGGTTATACTTGTGTTGTAGTACCCAATGCTTTTCATTTTGCTGGAATTAAAACAGTTTATTGCGATATTGAACTGGATACATACGGACTAGATGTAACTCAAATTGAAAGCAAAATAACTTATAAAACACGCGCTATTTTGTTACATCATCTTTATGGATTAGTTTGTCGCGATTACCAAGCTATTTTGGATCTAGCAAAACGTTATGATTTGAAAGTAATAGAAGATTGCGCTCATGCAACAGGAGCCGAGTACCAAGGGCGCAAAGTGGGTAACTTTGGTGATGTCGCTTTCTACAGTAGTGAACAATCTAAGGTGTTTAACACTATTCAAGGAGGAATTGCTGTTACTAATGATGACCAACTAGCTAAAAAATTTCGTGAATATTATCAGCAAGCAGCTTTTCCAGATGAAGTTTGGATTGAGCGGCAATTACATAATGTCATCTTGAATTTTTACCAATTTAAACATCCTCAGCGTTGGTGGTTAGGAGATATCTATGAGGCTTTTTACGGCAACAAGCGCCTCATTTCCACTACTAAGGATGAAGAACAAGGCATTTATCCAGATAATTATGCTCGGAAAATGCCAGCAGCAATTGCTGCTCTTGGGCTGAATCAACTTAAAAAAATTGACTACTATAACGAACGTAGACGACAAACGGCAAAAAGTTGGCAGCAATGGTGCGATCGCCATGACTATCATCCGCCAGTAGTAATTGATCATTCTATTCCAATTTATCTGCGCTATCCAGTTTTAGTAGAGCAGGAGAAAAAACAAAATTTCTCCTGGGCGGTTAAAGAGTTGAAGATTCTTCCTGGTGTTTGGTTTGTTAATCACATTCACCCATCTCAACAAGTATCGGGATGCCCTAATGCAGATCGAGCAGTGAAGCAGTGTATTAATTTTCCCTGCCTACTTACATAA
- a CDS encoding acyltransferase — protein sequence MKPIKLFFDQIPEFFGEALLSSIRGNRSRIASYLRKKVYNTECLIDTDVVITNKNNFKSGAGSCLYHSCYILNNNGNFSIGNNSHLAAFCYINVCYGNILIGDDVAIGPGTNIIAYSNYYEVGKKVTDSRITQDVKIMNNVFIGANCTILPGTIIHDNVVIGAGSIVKGELAENSVYVGVPSRVIKSGWYE from the coding sequence ATGAAACCAATTAAACTATTTTTTGATCAAATACCAGAGTTCTTTGGAGAAGCCTTGCTAAGTTCTATCAGAGGAAACAGATCTCGGATTGCTTCTTACCTCAGAAAAAAAGTATATAACACTGAATGTTTGATTGATACAGATGTAGTTATTACTAATAAAAATAATTTTAAATCGGGGGCTGGCAGTTGCTTATATCATTCTTGCTACATCCTGAATAATAATGGTAATTTTTCTATAGGAAATAATTCTCACTTAGCTGCTTTTTGCTATATTAATGTTTGCTACGGTAATATTTTGATTGGAGATGATGTGGCGATTGGACCAGGAACTAACATAATTGCTTACTCAAATTATTATGAAGTTGGCAAAAAAGTTACTGATTCAAGAATTACTCAGGATGTTAAAATTATGAATAATGTATTTATCGGAGCAAATTGCACTATTCTTCCAGGAACCATTATTCATGATAATGTAGTCATTGGTGCTGGGTCGATAGTCAAAGGAGAGCTAGCAGAAAATTCTGTATATGTTGGTGTTCCCAGTCGAGTAATTAAAAGTGGCTGGTATGAGTAG
- a CDS encoding MOP flippase family protein → MGTLKNQASSGVRWTTLSTVIVTVLQFIQMAALGRLLQPTAFGLMAMVTVVVGFAQVFGDMGISDALIQKKESTHEQFSSLYWLNIAFGITVFLIVWVLTPLIAHAFGAPELNELLPVVALSFPIYACASQFQTMMQKSLRFRLLALSQITAILFSVVVSIVGACFGLGVWSLVWGTVGGTIVRSAMYIRCGLQEFPAPKWHFSWSDVSGYLSFGIYRVGATSVNFFNSRIDQMLIGVLMGPKILGYYTIAVSLVLQPIQKLNPVLTQVAFPVFSRVQDDIARLKRGYLQMINFLMLVNAPILLGIAVVAPVGVPFLLGDKWYGAIALVQILALYAMIRSIGNASGSLILARGHANWTFYSNLALLLVIPPVVYLASLSKEVTYIAWSLVLLQFFLLFSNYWFFIRNILGSCFIPYIKAVGIPILLASAMSLVILAIEPLVHTLPAVVHLGFQILVGVVSYSLLVWVFQREFIQNIINLLPKKYLRFSIIKR, encoded by the coding sequence GTGGGTACACTGAAAAACCAAGCCAGCAGTGGCGTACGGTGGACAACATTATCAACAGTTATTGTCACTGTCCTGCAATTTATTCAAATGGCTGCGTTGGGACGGTTGCTACAGCCAACAGCCTTCGGATTGATGGCTATGGTCACTGTAGTTGTTGGTTTTGCCCAAGTGTTTGGGGACATGGGAATTTCTGATGCCCTCATCCAGAAAAAAGAATCTACCCACGAACAGTTTTCCAGTCTTTACTGGCTAAATATTGCCTTTGGTATAACTGTATTTTTGATTGTTTGGGTGCTTACGCCACTAATTGCTCATGCTTTTGGCGCACCCGAACTAAACGAACTTTTGCCAGTTGTTGCGCTTTCGTTTCCTATTTATGCCTGCGCTTCTCAATTTCAGACGATGATGCAGAAGTCGCTACGCTTTCGCCTATTGGCATTGTCGCAGATTACGGCGATCTTATTTAGTGTTGTGGTTTCGATAGTCGGGGCTTGTTTTGGTCTTGGTGTATGGTCGCTGGTTTGGGGGACTGTCGGTGGGACTATAGTGCGTAGTGCGATGTACATTAGATGCGGTTTGCAGGAATTTCCTGCCCCGAAATGGCACTTTAGTTGGTCTGATGTTAGTGGTTATTTAAGTTTTGGCATTTACAGAGTCGGTGCGACAAGTGTTAATTTTTTCAACTCACGCATCGATCAAATGCTGATAGGTGTATTAATGGGGCCAAAGATTCTAGGTTATTACACAATAGCTGTGAGTCTTGTTCTACAACCAATCCAAAAGCTTAATCCGGTGCTGACGCAAGTAGCCTTTCCGGTGTTTTCACGGGTTCAGGATGATATTGCGCGACTTAAGCGGGGTTATCTGCAAATGATTAATTTCCTGATGCTAGTGAATGCGCCAATTTTGCTGGGCATAGCAGTAGTTGCGCCAGTAGGGGTGCCTTTTTTATTGGGAGATAAATGGTATGGTGCGATCGCACTGGTACAGATTTTAGCTCTCTATGCCATGATTCGTTCGATCGGCAATGCTAGTGGCAGTTTAATCTTGGCACGCGGTCATGCAAATTGGACTTTTTATTCTAATTTAGCTTTATTACTGGTAATTCCACCAGTAGTTTACTTAGCTAGCCTCAGCAAAGAAGTAACTTACATCGCTTGGTCATTAGTTTTGCTACAATTTTTTCTATTGTTTTCTAACTATTGGTTTTTCATTCGCAATATCCTTGGTTCGTGCTTTATACCCTATATCAAGGCAGTGGGTATACCAATTTTATTGGCAAGTGCTATGAGTTTAGTCATACTAGCAATTGAACCATTAGTGCATACATTACCTGCTGTAGTTCATTTAGGTTTTCAAATATTAGTGGGGGTAGTTTCTTATTCGTTACTTGTCTGGGTATTCCAACGTGAATTTATCCAAAATATAATTAATTTATTGCCTAAAAAATATCTGCGTTTCAGTATTATTAAGCGGTGA
- a CDS encoding NAD-dependent epimerase yields MSKILVTGAAGFIGFHLSQRLLSRGDEVVGLDNLNNYYDVTLKKSRLTQLEGQPGFSFHQLDLGDREGIANLFTEQKFDVVVNLAAQAGVRYSLKNPHAYIDSNIVGFTNILEGCRHSQVKHLVYASSSSVYGANTKMPFSVHDNVDHPVSLYAASKKANELMAHTYSHLYNLPTTGLRFFTVYGPWGRPDMALFLFTKAILSGQPIDVFNYGKMRRDFTYIDDIVEGVVRVIDNIPKPNLDWSSDAPDPGTSKAPYKIYNIGNNQPVELIRFIEVLEDCLGKKAEKNLLPIQMGDVPATYADVDDLIKDVGFKPNTPIEKGIESFVNWYKSYYKI; encoded by the coding sequence ATGAGCAAAATTTTAGTTACTGGTGCGGCAGGTTTTATTGGGTTTCATCTCAGTCAAAGGCTACTATCTAGAGGCGATGAAGTTGTTGGGCTAGATAACCTCAATAATTACTATGATGTCACTCTCAAAAAATCCAGATTAACCCAACTGGAAGGTCAACCAGGTTTTAGTTTTCACCAACTAGATTTAGGCGATCGTGAAGGCATAGCCAACCTATTTACTGAGCAAAAATTTGATGTTGTAGTTAATTTAGCAGCGCAAGCTGGCGTGCGCTACTCCCTCAAAAATCCTCATGCCTACATTGATAGTAATATTGTAGGTTTTACTAACATCCTAGAAGGTTGTCGCCATTCTCAAGTTAAGCATTTAGTATATGCCTCTTCTAGCTCTGTTTATGGAGCTAATACTAAAATGCCATTTTCAGTGCATGACAATGTAGATCACCCAGTTAGTCTTTATGCTGCTAGTAAAAAAGCCAATGAACTAATGGCTCATACTTATAGCCATTTGTACAATTTACCTACTACTGGGCTACGCTTCTTTACCGTTTATGGCCCTTGGGGTCGTCCTGATATGGCGCTGTTTCTCTTTACCAAAGCAATATTATCAGGACAGCCAATTGATGTATTTAATTACGGTAAAATGCGGCGCGATTTTACATATATTGATGACATCGTTGAAGGGGTTGTTAGAGTTATAGATAATATCCCGAAACCGAACCTAGATTGGTCATCAGATGCACCCGATCCTGGTACAAGTAAAGCTCCCTATAAAATTTACAATATTGGAAATAATCAACCTGTCGAATTAATCAGATTTATTGAAGTCTTAGAAGATTGCTTGGGTAAAAAAGCGGAAAAAAATTTGCTGCCTATTCAAATGGGCGATGTTCCAGCAACTTATGCTGATGTTGATGATTTAATCAAAGATGTTGGTTTTAAGCCTAATACTCCCATAGAAAAGGGAATTGAGTCTTTTGTGAATTGGTATAAATCCTATTATAAAATCTAA
- a CDS encoding nucleotide sugar dehydrogenase: MSDRIAVIGLGYVGLPVALAFAKKFSGTIGFDINYEKVTALKQGIDTTGEVPSDKLIATTLNITSDPVDLKAANFFVVAVPTPIDRDNRPDLTPLIKSSETIGKVLQTGSVVVYESTVYPGVTEEICGPILAKVSGLTQGIDFKLGYSPERINPGDKEHTLEKIVKVVSGEDAETLERVARVYGSIIDAGVYPAPSIKVAEAAKVIENTQRDLNIALMNELAVIFDRLGIRTHDVLAAAKTKWNFLPFNPGLVGGHCIGVDPYYLTTKAQQLGYHPEVILAGRRINDSMGTYIAQKLIKLFVKSNLRIQGTRVGILGLTFKENVPDLRNSRVPDIVAELRQFGIEPLVHDPLVTSEQAQHEYGIELTDWQDFSNLDGMILAVSHSFYLDMPREQLLASIKSGGVLIDVKSAFDPATLPQNLTYWSL, from the coding sequence ATGAGCGATCGCATTGCTGTAATTGGTCTTGGCTACGTCGGGTTGCCCGTAGCTTTAGCATTTGCTAAAAAGTTTTCAGGCACTATCGGATTTGATATTAATTACGAAAAAGTTACCGCTCTCAAGCAGGGAATTGACACTACAGGCGAAGTTCCGAGCGATAAATTAATTGCGACTACTCTTAATATTACTTCAGATCCAGTAGATTTAAAAGCCGCTAACTTCTTTGTTGTTGCTGTTCCTACACCAATAGACCGTGATAACCGTCCTGATTTAACACCTCTAATCAAATCTTCTGAAACTATTGGTAAAGTTCTACAAACTGGCTCAGTAGTAGTATACGAGTCTACAGTATATCCAGGCGTAACAGAAGAAATTTGTGGCCCGATATTGGCAAAAGTATCGGGTTTAACTCAAGGTATTGATTTTAAATTGGGTTACTCACCAGAAAGAATTAATCCTGGCGATAAGGAACATACTTTAGAAAAAATTGTCAAAGTTGTTTCTGGGGAAGATGCAGAAACATTAGAGCGAGTTGCCAGAGTCTACGGAAGTATTATTGATGCAGGTGTATACCCTGCGCCATCTATTAAAGTTGCCGAAGCAGCTAAAGTGATCGAAAATACTCAACGGGATTTGAATATTGCTTTAATGAATGAATTAGCAGTAATTTTTGATCGCTTGGGTATCCGCACTCATGATGTTTTAGCCGCAGCAAAAACAAAATGGAACTTTTTACCCTTTAACCCAGGACTTGTAGGTGGTCACTGTATCGGTGTTGACCCTTATTACCTCACTACTAAAGCCCAACAATTAGGTTATCATCCTGAAGTTATCCTAGCTGGTCGTCGCATTAATGACAGCATGGGAACTTACATTGCTCAAAAGCTAATTAAGCTATTTGTTAAATCTAATTTACGTATTCAAGGAACTAGAGTAGGTATTTTAGGACTAACGTTTAAGGAAAACGTTCCTGACTTACGTAATAGCCGTGTACCTGATATTGTGGCAGAGTTAAGACAATTTGGGATTGAGCCATTAGTACACGATCCTTTAGTTACTTCCGAGCAAGCACAGCATGAATATGGTATAGAGCTAACAGATTGGCAAGATTTTTCCAATTTAGATGGAATGATTCTTGCTGTTAGCCACAGTTTTTATCTTGATATGCCCCGCGAACAATTACTAGCTAGCATTAAATCTGGTGGAGTTTTGATTGATGTCAAATCCGCTTTTGATCCGGCTACACTTCCACAAAATCTTACTTATTGGAGTTTGTAG
- a CDS encoding glycosyltransferase family 4 protein, whose amino-acid sequence MTESKETVKLLHITTVPMTLGFLSGQVGYMKQQGLKINALSSPGELLDKFAEREQVPVYAVEMPRRITPIKDLFAIFQLWQCLSKIRPQIVHAHTPKGGLLGTISAWLARIPIRIYHMRGLPLMTATGYKRWLLWWSEKIACTLAHQVFCVSHSLREVAISEGLCPADKIKVLLGGSSNGVDATNRFNRSSLALNTRQEIRKKYGIPTNAVVVGFVGRIVRDKGIEELAAAWKILREEFLDVHLLIVGPFEPQDPVSSDVEDLLKSDSRIHLAGMDWNTPPLYAAMDILTLPTYREGFPNTPLEAAAMQLPVVATRIPGCIDAVQDRVTGLLVPPRDAEALTEAIQAYLQHPELRDQHGKAGRDRVVYNFRQEAIWEALYQEYIRLIKAKGLSIPITIEQKEAVSP is encoded by the coding sequence ATGACTGAATCAAAAGAAACAGTCAAGCTACTTCATATTACAACTGTGCCAATGACACTGGGATTTCTCAGTGGGCAAGTGGGATATATGAAGCAGCAAGGCTTAAAGATTAATGCTCTTTCTTCCCCAGGCGAATTACTAGATAAATTTGCTGAACGCGAACAAGTACCTGTTTACGCTGTTGAAATGCCGAGGCGAATTACTCCAATAAAAGATTTATTTGCAATCTTCCAGCTTTGGCAATGTCTAAGTAAAATTCGCCCGCAAATTGTTCATGCTCACACACCAAAAGGAGGATTGCTAGGTACAATCAGCGCGTGGTTAGCAAGAATTCCTATCCGTATATATCATATGCGTGGTTTACCACTGATGACTGCTACTGGCTACAAACGCTGGTTGTTGTGGTGGAGTGAAAAAATTGCTTGTACGCTCGCGCACCAAGTATTTTGTGTTAGCCATTCATTGCGAGAAGTAGCTATATCTGAAGGTCTTTGTCCAGCAGATAAAATCAAAGTTTTGTTGGGTGGTAGTAGCAATGGTGTTGATGCTACCAATCGTTTTAATAGATCTTCTTTAGCTTTAAATACCCGCCAAGAAATTCGTAAGAAATATGGCATTCCCACTAATGCTGTAGTAGTTGGGTTTGTGGGGAGAATTGTCCGAGATAAGGGTATAGAAGAATTAGCCGCAGCATGGAAAATCTTAAGAGAAGAATTTCTTGATGTTCATTTGCTCATAGTTGGCCCTTTTGAACCACAAGATCCGGTTTCTTCAGATGTAGAAGATTTACTAAAAAGTGATTCACGTATCCATTTAGCAGGAATGGATTGGAATACACCACCTTTATATGCTGCAATGGACATATTAACGTTGCCAACATATAGGGAGGGTTTTCCAAATACTCCCCTAGAAGCAGCAGCGATGCAGTTACCAGTAGTAGCCACTCGCATCCCTGGCTGTATAGATGCGGTGCAAGATCGTGTAACTGGGCTACTTGTACCTCCTCGCGATGCTGAAGCATTAACAGAGGCTATTCAAGCATATTTACAGCATCCAGAGTTACGCGATCAACATGGAAAAGCAGGGCGCGATCGCGTTGTGTATAATTTCCGACAAGAAGCAATTTGGGAAGCTTTGTATCAAGAATACATCAGGCTGATCAAAGCAAAAGGCTTATCTATTCCTATAACGATTGAACAAAAAGAGGCAGTATCGCCATGA
- a CDS encoding sulfotransferase domain-containing protein, translating into MEITGIQLAKKLALLTRKLRLNERIVYELIVRKILVDYQSSVAYLKQLNPFLITSTGRTGTTWLANLLNQIEDTYVVHEPVPQEQYHHVQALMYPETAMPYLRDFRLGEMALRSRTQNPVRYGEVNSALRRHVIALRQLMPEFTIIHLVRDGRDFVTSALNRPTLTPKDKIYGKIKPPSEDITPETWESMDRFTQLCWLWSYENEYLRKNSHELARFEDITSSFDLFKTQILEPLNLRLDESIWAEHSQKPVNATKGTKKADYSDWTEHQKQIFWEICGDEMNRYGYLK; encoded by the coding sequence ATGGAAATTACTGGTATACAGTTAGCAAAGAAGTTGGCTTTATTAACAAGAAAACTAAGATTAAATGAGAGAATTGTTTATGAATTAATAGTCAGGAAAATTTTAGTTGATTACCAAAGTTCAGTTGCTTATTTAAAACAGCTAAACCCTTTTTTAATTACAAGTACAGGACGTACAGGAACAACTTGGTTAGCCAACCTGCTTAACCAAATTGAGGATACCTATGTTGTTCATGAACCAGTTCCCCAAGAACAATATCATCATGTCCAAGCACTGATGTATCCTGAAACGGCAATGCCATATTTGCGTGATTTTCGTTTGGGAGAAATGGCATTGCGATCGCGTACACAAAATCCTGTGAGATACGGAGAGGTTAATAGTGCGTTGCGTCGTCATGTCATAGCCCTACGTCAATTAATGCCGGAATTTACCATTATCCATTTAGTGCGTGATGGTAGAGATTTTGTTACTTCAGCTTTAAATCGACCTACGTTAACACCAAAAGACAAAATATATGGCAAGATCAAGCCACCTAGTGAGGATATCACCCCTGAAACTTGGGAATCTATGGATCGTTTTACACAGTTATGTTGGCTATGGTCGTATGAAAATGAATATTTACGTAAAAATTCCCATGAGCTTGCACGTTTCGAGGATATAACCAGTAGCTTTGATTTATTCAAAACTCAAATTTTAGAACCACTAAATTTAAGACTGGATGAAAGTATATGGGCAGAGCATTCTCAAAAGCCAGTAAATGCCACAAAAGGTACAAAAAAAGCTGACTACTCTGATTGGACAGAACACCAGAAACAAATCTTCTGGGAAATTTGCGGTGACGAAATGAACAGGTATGGCTATTTAAAATAG
- a CDS encoding DegT/DnrJ/EryC1/StrS family aminotransferase: MQKNKNAVSSPIRSKDRFLVFGSPAIEDAEIQEVVSSMKTGWLGTGPKVALFEHDFKTYKDADYAVAVSSCTAALHLSILAASLQPGDEVITTAMTFCATVNAIIHAGATPVVVDVDPITMNIDPKQVEAKITPKTKAILPVHFAGRACDMDSLCNLAQNHNIKLIEDCAHAIETEYKGRKAGTFGDFGCFSFYVTKNIVTGEGGMVLTRSEEDAARLKILALHGMSKDAWKRFSDEGYKHYQVVECGYKYNMMDLQAAIGIHQLQRVEPYWWRRQEIWQRYNQAFADLPLGLPAEPEPDTRHAYHLYTILVDETKTGISRDDFLNAMTAHNIGVGVHYLSIPEHPYYQQTFGWIPEEYPHAMSIGRQTVSLPISAKLTDADVDDVIMAVKDILQR; encoded by the coding sequence ATGCAGAAGAATAAAAATGCTGTTTCTAGTCCGATTCGCTCTAAAGATAGATTCCTAGTGTTTGGGTCTCCTGCCATAGAAGATGCGGAAATTCAGGAAGTGGTCTCCAGCATGAAAACTGGGTGGCTAGGTACTGGCCCGAAAGTAGCTCTTTTTGAACACGATTTTAAGACATATAAGGATGCCGATTATGCGGTGGCAGTTAGCTCATGCACAGCAGCATTGCACTTGAGTATTTTAGCTGCATCTTTGCAGCCTGGTGATGAGGTGATCACTACGGCTATGACTTTCTGTGCAACAGTTAACGCGATTATTCATGCGGGCGCAACGCCAGTAGTGGTGGATGTTGACCCGATTACTATGAATATTGACCCAAAACAGGTTGAAGCTAAGATTACGCCGAAAACTAAGGCAATTCTTCCGGTTCACTTTGCTGGTCGTGCCTGTGATATGGATTCCTTATGCAATCTTGCTCAAAACCATAATATAAAGTTAATTGAAGACTGCGCCCATGCTATCGAGACTGAGTATAAGGGGCGAAAAGCTGGCACTTTCGGTGATTTTGGCTGCTTTAGCTTTTATGTGACTAAAAACATTGTCACTGGCGAGGGGGGAATGGTATTAACTCGCAGTGAAGAAGATGCGGCTCGGCTGAAAATTCTCGCGCTGCATGGTATGAGTAAAGATGCGTGGAAGCGTTTTAGTGACGAAGGTTACAAGCATTACCAGGTGGTGGAATGTGGTTATAAGTACAATATGATGGATTTGCAGGCAGCGATCGGTATCCATCAGTTGCAACGAGTTGAGCCGTATTGGTGGCGGCGGCAGGAAATTTGGCAACGTTACAACCAGGCATTTGCTGACTTACCGCTTGGTCTGCCCGCCGAACCAGAACCTGATACCCGCCATGCGTACCATTTGTACACAATTTTGGTAGATGAGACAAAAACTGGTATCAGCCGTGATGATTTTCTTAATGCAATGACTGCACACAATATTGGGGTAGGTGTACATTATCTCAGTATTCCTGAACATCCTTATTACCAGCAAACCTTTGGCTGGATTCCAGAGGAGTATCCGCACGCGATGAGTATTGGACGGCAAACCGTAAGTTTACCAATATCGGCAAAATTGACAGATGCAGATGTCGATGATGTGATTATGGCAGTAAAGGACATCTTGCAGCGATGA